A stretch of DNA from Caldanaerovirga acetigignens:
ACCAAATCATTTATGCCTGACGGAACTAAATTTTAAAAAAGTCCGTGTGCGATTTGGCACGTAACAAATTTCACTTTTTAAATCTATAAATTTGAGCTATCATTATAGTTGGCAGATGTACATCTATTGATTCAGTAACAGGGTGGAGGTGTGAAATTGAACGGTCCCTTTCTATCAATGATGCTTTTCTTTATTTATACGATAATGATGATATATTCTGCAAGAAGCGGTTTTTACGATACCTATAATATGGAGGATTTCTTTGTAGCAGGCCGATCTTTAAACGCATTTTATTCCACTGCTACTTTTCTTGCCACGTGGTTCAGCGCCGCTTCGATCTTAGGACTGGGCGGCTCTATATACATTTATGGAATTTCTTCGATTATTTATAGTATAATACCATGGTTTTGCGGCGCCATCTTTTTGATATTAATCTCCAGGCGCTTGCGGGAAGAATTTAGTCTTTTCACGTATCCTGAGTTCTTCAGTATCAGATACAAGTCAAAATTAATGCAGCTTTCAACTGCTCTCATAATGATATCTTCCTATATATTTTACATAACAATGCAAATTAAGGGTTTTGGCCTTGTCATGAGCATATTGCTCAACATACCTTATACCGCCGCCATTTTTTTGCTTTACCTTTACATCCTATACACCACTTTTGGAGGGCTTTACTCCGTGGTAAAAACCGACGCCATCAATGCATTCATCATATTTTTTTCATTTTGTGCATTCGGAATATACATAATCATTCAAAATAAAGGTGCTGTCAATTTGATTCAAAAAGCTGCTCTCATTAGCACTTTCCCTGTTTCTGGATGGAATATAAAAACTCCTCCGGGTGGATTGCTGGATATCTTCTGCAAAGGCCTTCAACCTCCTGCATACCTTTTTACTTCGTTTTTCGGATGGGGCCTTGGACTTGCTGCAAATCCTCAGTATGTAATAAGGATAATCTCTGCAAAGGATGCAGCAACATCAAGAAAAATGATAATCTACTCAATCCTGTTGCTTTCAGTCATATATACTTTTATAGTATTCGGTGCCCTAGGTCTTCGCACCTTAATTCCCACATCTGACCCCGTTGGAAACATAGACGAAATAATACCGACATTGCTGAGCCATGTATCTCCAAACTACCTTACCGGCATTATCCTCGTGGGTATTATAGCTTCTTCAATTTCCACTGCAAACTCAGAACTTCTTTTGATAGCTAACAGTTTTACCTACGATATACTTAAGAATTTCAGGAAAGGCGTAAGCGAAGAAGAACTCATCAATTTAAATCGGATTGTGATTGCACTAGCCGGAACACTATCCTTGATTTTATCCTTCAA
This window harbors:
- a CDS encoding sodium:solute symporter family protein — its product is MNGPFLSMMLFFIYTIMMIYSARSGFYDTYNMEDFFVAGRSLNAFYSTATFLATWFSAASILGLGGSIYIYGISSIIYSIIPWFCGAIFLILISRRLREEFSLFTYPEFFSIRYKSKLMQLSTALIMISSYIFYITMQIKGFGLVMSILLNIPYTAAIFLLYLYILYTTFGGLYSVVKTDAINAFIIFFSFCAFGIYIIIQNKGAVNLIQKAALISTFPVSGWNIKTPPGGLLDIFCKGLQPPAYLFTSFFGWGLGLAANPQYVIRIISAKDAATSRKMIIYSILLLSVIYTFIVFGALGLRTLIPTSDPVGNIDEIIPTLLSHVSPNYLTGIILVGIIASSISTANSELLLIANSFTYDILKNFRKGVSEEELINLNRIVIALAGTLSLILSFNPPKNLIEFGGNIWGIFSSSTFVALYAGIFLKSATRSAAEASFISGLLAYFLFFMIQDFTHSPIIMYIHPGLPGFAASLTAFIIAEWRSKRGEH